A section of the Alkalihalobacillus sp. LMS39 genome encodes:
- a CDS encoding CpaF family protein, producing the protein MSWLERASKQTTGMIDDNWDIRDQQHDHWVRHYKGRIIKESDLETIIALPASERRLTIERMVQQMIEEERVIIPRQDMEQIIQQIINESVGYGPLESLLQRDDVTEIMVNGPKEIFIERKGRLERTNVKFKDNQHVRHIIDRIIAPLGRRVDESSPMVDARLPDGSRVNAVIPPISLDGPSISIRKFNPTPFTIADLQQFGTFTEEMAEFLTAIVKAKCNILVSGGTGSGKTTLLNVLSGAIPPGERIVTIEDMAELRFTYDNLVRLEARPKNMEGSGEVSIRDLVKNALRMRPDRIIVGEVRGSEAIDMLQAMNTGHEGSLTTIHANTPRDALGRLEAMVIMSGLPLTPDVIQGYFVGALDIIVQSERLPDGKRKLVSIAEIVEEDGRVFVKDIFKFVREGTDSSGNIKGHFLATGYVPTVYEKIRTSGFSLNEYMFKEGIVL; encoded by the coding sequence GTGTCATGGTTAGAACGAGCGTCAAAGCAAACAACAGGAATGATTGATGACAATTGGGATATTAGAGACCAACAGCATGACCATTGGGTTCGTCATTATAAAGGAAGAATCATAAAAGAATCGGACTTAGAAACGATTATCGCCTTACCTGCAAGTGAAAGACGGTTGACAATTGAAAGAATGGTTCAGCAAATGATCGAGGAAGAACGAGTTATTATTCCTAGACAAGATATGGAACAAATCATTCAACAGATTATTAATGAATCGGTTGGGTATGGACCGCTTGAATCGTTATTACAGCGTGATGATGTAACAGAAATTATGGTAAACGGACCAAAAGAGATTTTCATTGAAAGAAAAGGACGTTTAGAGAGAACAAACGTAAAGTTTAAAGATAATCAGCATGTCAGACATATCATCGATCGAATTATCGCTCCTTTAGGCAGACGTGTTGATGAAAGTTCGCCAATGGTGGATGCGAGATTACCAGATGGAAGTCGTGTAAATGCTGTTATTCCACCAATTAGTCTAGACGGTCCATCTATATCCATTCGTAAATTTAATCCAACTCCATTTACGATAGCAGATTTACAACAATTTGGTACTTTTACTGAAGAAATGGCTGAGTTTCTTACGGCAATCGTAAAAGCGAAATGTAATATTTTAGTGTCTGGTGGAACGGGAAGTGGAAAAACAACATTATTGAATGTGCTCTCGGGTGCTATTCCACCAGGAGAACGAATTGTAACGATAGAAGATATGGCAGAATTACGATTCACATACGATAATCTCGTTCGCTTGGAAGCGAGGCCTAAAAATATGGAAGGTTCTGGTGAGGTTTCAATTCGTGACTTAGTGAAAAATGCACTCCGGATGAGGCCAGACCGAATTATTGTTGGGGAAGTTCGTGGTTCAGAAGCCATTGATATGTTACAAGCGATGAATACTGGTCATGAAGGTTCTTTAACTACAATCCATGCAAATACACCAAGAGATGCGTTAGGTCGCTTGGAAGCGATGGTCATTATGTCGGGATTGCCCCTAACTCCAGATGTTATTCAAGGATATTTTGTAGGAGCCCTTGATATCATCGTTCAATCAGAGCGGCTTCCAGATGGGAAAAGAAAACTCGTGAGTATTGCTGAAATCGTCGAAGAAGATGGTCGTGTTTTTGTTAAAGATATTTTTAAATTTGTCCGTGAAGGAACAGATAGCTCAGGGAATATTAAAGGTCATTTTTTAGCTACAGGATATGTTCCTACAGTGTATGAAAAAATTCGTACTAGTGGGTTTAGTTTAAATGAATATATGTTCAAAGAAGGTATTGTGCTATGA
- a CDS encoding AAA family ATPase produces the protein MTVENSKALIISNQDELITDVQHLLAIEEIESDVETEFTSSFNKGYTYSVFIFDESAAYAIDKEALPQPAIIYVLLTEKSYEKARFFLRKGMTNVFVYPDERELFQQEIFSAIEELRAKQRKSKDLFGKGNVHAFYSAKGGTGKTLLASMFAQYLQVQHDKKVALIDLNAQFGGVEALFSIEPARSYYDLRPVLAELSINHIENIAVTESKTGLTLILGPANPQRAEEINEELISAVIRTCQTHFDEVVLDVPSGVNSVSFTGLNEASRIHYVLTPDSLSLRSYREALKLFQRFQLGSKGEMSLILNRTHSKSELTDNDISKLLDTKIKAQIRADFFSVQPAINMGVPFISKRNEKLSSNVMKDVKRYAEKVLKER, from the coding sequence ATGACAGTGGAAAATAGTAAAGCTTTAATTATATCTAATCAAGATGAACTAATTACGGATGTACAGCATCTTTTAGCGATTGAAGAAATCGAAAGTGATGTAGAGACTGAATTTACATCGTCTTTTAATAAAGGTTATACATATAGCGTATTTATTTTCGATGAATCTGCTGCATACGCTATTGATAAAGAAGCTTTGCCTCAACCTGCAATAATCTATGTTCTCTTAACAGAAAAATCTTATGAAAAAGCTCGTTTTTTCTTAAGAAAAGGAATGACGAATGTATTTGTTTATCCAGATGAACGAGAATTATTCCAACAAGAAATTTTTTCTGCAATAGAAGAACTGCGAGCTAAACAACGAAAATCTAAAGATTTGTTTGGCAAAGGGAATGTACATGCTTTTTATAGTGCCAAAGGGGGAACTGGAAAAACACTTTTAGCATCCATGTTTGCTCAATATTTACAAGTTCAGCACGATAAAAAAGTTGCTTTAATTGATTTGAATGCTCAGTTTGGGGGAGTAGAAGCCCTATTTAGTATTGAACCCGCACGGTCATATTATGATTTAAGACCAGTGTTAGCAGAATTATCAATTAACCATATTGAAAATATTGCCGTAACTGAAAGTAAAACAGGGTTGACGCTTATATTAGGTCCTGCCAACCCACAGCGTGCTGAAGAAATAAATGAAGAACTAATTTCCGCTGTCATTCGAACATGTCAAACTCATTTTGATGAAGTAGTGTTAGATGTTCCTAGTGGAGTCAATTCTGTTAGTTTTACCGGTTTAAATGAAGCATCACGTATTCATTATGTTTTGACACCAGATAGCTTGTCATTACGGTCTTATCGAGAGGCTTTAAAACTATTCCAACGCTTTCAACTTGGAAGTAAAGGGGAAATGTCATTAATTTTAAATCGAACTCACTCTAAGAGTGAATTAACAGATAATGATATTAGTAAACTATTAGATACAAAAATAAAAGCTCAAATTCGCGCTGACTTTTTTTCAGTCCAACCAGCTATCAATATGGGGGTCCCTTTTATTTCGAAAAGAAATGAAAAACTATCTTCTAACGTGATGAAAGACGTAAAAAGATATGCTGAAAAGGTGTTAAAAGAGAGGTGA
- a CDS encoding SAF domain-containing protein: MINAKRKAFLFLSLAFILALFTAFYVLTEISKAQEALGETIRVAVAKQDLRSYSVLTPDKIDWIEVPRSTQQSSYILNASEIEESIVIVNLAKGDLLTNNIVRPVIDIPNNHRIVWLNPTSNVIFDQSVTGGDIVDIIVSYKDGNDHLTKRRFQDVDVVTAEERDSKVLIKVSMDLQDAEELIHFQNTAQQIRVLRVNHISSSSEELPLEEVPDETEALEPLETEDDVEEESDETDS, from the coding sequence ATGATTAATGCCAAAAGAAAAGCTTTCTTGTTTTTATCGTTAGCATTTATTTTAGCGCTATTTACAGCGTTTTATGTTTTGACTGAAATTTCAAAGGCGCAAGAAGCACTTGGAGAAACAATACGCGTCGCAGTAGCGAAACAAGATTTGAGATCATATTCCGTGTTAACACCAGATAAAATTGATTGGATTGAAGTTCCACGTTCAACACAACAATCTTCTTACATTTTAAATGCAAGTGAAATTGAAGAATCTATTGTCATAGTGAACTTAGCTAAAGGAGATTTATTAACGAATAACATAGTAAGACCTGTAATTGATATTCCTAATAATCATAGAATCGTTTGGTTGAATCCAACTAGTAATGTAATTTTTGACCAAAGTGTTACTGGTGGAGACATTGTAGATATTATTGTTAGTTATAAGGATGGAAATGACCATCTTACCAAACGAAGATTTCAAGATGTCGACGTTGTAACTGCAGAAGAACGTGACAGTAAAGTTTTAATTAAAGTTTCTATGGATTTACAAGATGCTGAGGAATTGATTCATTTTCAAAACACAGCACAACAAATTCGTGTGTTACGTGTAAATCATATTTCATCAAGTAGTGAAGAACTTCCACTAGAGGAAGTTCCGGATGAGACAGAGGCATTAGAACCATTAGAAACTGAAGATGATGTAGAAGAAGAAAGTGATGAGACTGATTCGTAG